The Strix aluco isolate bStrAlu1 chromosome Z, bStrAlu1.hap1, whole genome shotgun sequence genome contains a region encoding:
- the LOC141918795 gene encoding uncharacterized protein LOC141918795, which translates to MVALRGAGSAIASVDIARVGAGPAGRMRRTRKGCGVTPRPPWRVWALPVRGRGQQGACAERGGGVRSDAAAAMSREGSPFGDGAGAAWGPQGGKALSSAQPPPPPLFWRRHRSGAIGGAPPTLGLPPNTSSEVGAVPAPPARPQRPLRGLRVPPPRPTAPPAPRRPRGGGRSCCRRWGSAWLPWSGGGDRDRPGATPLLGGKGALLGAASPRPRSSSRTECGALHGSVTPEIKTLETKTATCKTQPSLLLWLQAALASRLCITKHLCWGWMGTGSHRCDECWPFASPQPSTGLWCSQNGRSNSLKSHPAPASSFFSAFRNLTVPKGSEHLPVEEK; encoded by the exons ATGGTggccctgaggggagcggggTCCGCCATTGCGAGTGTAGACATTGCCAGGGtgggggcggggccagcggggCGCATGCGCAGGACGCGGAAGGGGTGCGGAGTGACGCCGCGGCCGCCATGGCGAGTGTGGGCCTTGCCAGTGAGGGGGCGGGGACAGCAGGGCGCATGCGCAGAACGCGGAGGAGGGGTGAGGAGCGACGCCGCGGCCGCCATGTCGCGTGAGGGCAGCCCGTTCGGGGACGGGGCCGGCGCGGCGTGGGGGCCGCAGGGCGGGAAGGCGCTTTCCTCAGCTcagccgcctccgccgccgctaTTTTGGAGGCGGCACCGGTCGGG cgCTATAGGGGGGGCCCCCCCGACTCTGGGGCTGCCCCCCAACACCAGCAGCGAGGTGGGGGCTGTGCCTGCGCCTCCTGCCCGGCCCCAGCGTCCTCTGCGGGGTCTGCGAGTGCCCCCGCCTCGCCCaacggcccccccagcccccag GAGGCCGAGGGGTGgcggcaggagctgctgcaggaggtggggCAGCGCATGGTTACCGTGGTCAGG AGGCGGGGACAGGGACCGCCCTGGGGCGACTCCTCTGCTCGGGGGGAAAGGCGCGCTCCTAGGAGCAGCCTCGCCAAGACCCCGCTCCTCTTCTCGCACGGAGTGTGGAGCCCTGCACGGGAGTGTGacacctgaaataaagactctggAGACCAAG ACAGCGACGTGCAAAACACAACCCTCGctgttgctgtggctgcaggctgccctggcCAGTCGTCTCTGCATCACCAAGCACCTTTGCTGGGGATGGATGGGTACAGGAAGCCACAGGTGTGATGAGTGCTGGCCCTTTGCAAGTCCTCAGCCATCCACGGGACTCTGGTGCTCCCAGAACGGGAGGTCCAACAGTCTGAAATCTCATCCTGCTCCTGCttcatcatttttttctgctttccgaAAT CTGACAGTCCCAAAGGGCAGCGAACACCTCCCTGTCGAGGAGAAATGA